GGTGGAGACGCGGAACCAGGCGGAACAGCTCGTGTACCAGACGGAGGCCTTCCTGCGGGAGAACGGGGACCGGGTCCCCGGGGACGTGAAGGCGGACGTGGAGTCCGCGGTGGGGGAGCTGAAGGGGTTGCTGTCCGGCGAGCCCGAGGTGGGTGCCCTCCGGGCGGGGGTGGAGAAGGTGGCCCAGGTGAGCCAGCGGCTCGGGCAGGCGATGTATCAGGGGGCGGCCCCCTCCGACTCCGCCTCCGCCTCCGGCGGTTCGGAGGAGGGTGTGGTGGACGCGGAGATCGTTGACGAGGAGGACGGGGGTGGGAAGAACGCGTCATAGCTCGGGGGGTCCGGTTCGTTGGCGGGTGCGGGTGCGTCGTGGCTTGTCGCGCAGTTCCCCGCGCCCCTGAAAAGCAGGGGGCGCCCCCTGCTTTTCAGGGGCGCGGGGCTGTGTCGATGTGCGGCTCCGCCGCGTGGGCGCGAGCAACCACATCCCACCCGCACCCGCCAACGAACCGAACCCCCGGGCTACTGGGCGCCGTCCGGCCTCCGGAACGCCCGTAGGGCGAACCGGGGGGCCGGGCGGGCCCGGTCCTGGTCGGGGAGCGCGGCGAGTTGCGCCGCGAAGGACTCCGCCGCCGCATCCCCCGGCGGCAACGTCACGAACCACCCCCGGCGCAGGTCCGCGAGCGCCCGCCGGGGGCTGCGTCCCTGCCCCCGGAACCCGCCCCGCCCGGCGGGCACCAGCCCGGCCCCGGCGGCGTACGCCGCGACGTCGTCCGCCGCGTCCCGCGGCTCACTGCGCGGCCGGGAGGCCATCACCGCGTCGATGTCGCTGCCCACGTTGTGCGCCGCGGCCTTGTCGACCGTCGTCACCCACACCCCGCCCGGCGCCAGCACCCGCGCGCACTCGGCGGCCATGGCCCGTACCTCGTCCGCGTGCGGGGCGAGGTGCAGCAGCCATATGGTGACGACCGCGTCGAAGCGTCCGTCGGGGAACGGCAGGCGTCGGGTGTCCGCGCGCACCACCGCGCCGGGCAGCCGCGCGGCCGCCCGGCGGGTCATCTCGAAGGAGAGGTCGGCCCCCACCACCCGCGTGCCCGGCCGCGCCGCGGCGAGGCGGCGGGTGACGATGCCCGTGCCGCACGCCGCGTCCAGCAGCGTGCGGCACCCGTCCGGCAGCAGCGCGAGCACGGCCTCGGCGGCGGCCGCCGCACGGGGCTCGCCGCCGCGCAGGTCGTCGTACCGCTCGGCCTCCTGGTCGTAGTCGAGCATCCCGGCCTCCCCCTCGGTGCGCTCGGCAGGGTCAGTGCGCGCCGTGCACGGGCGCGAGGTCCGCCACCCGGCGGGCGAGGTCGAAGTCGAGCGCGGTGACGGCGCCGCCCGCGCTGTGCGTGTGCACGGTCAGCGCCACCGTGTCGTACCCCAGGGTGAGGTCGGAGTGGTGGTTCAACTCCTCCTGGACCTGGGCGATGTGCACGACCATCGCGGTCGCCGCGAAATGGGAGCCGAGGCGGTAGGACCGGGTGAGCCGGCCGTCCGTCAGCGACCAGCCGGGCAGCTCCGCCAGCCGGTGACCGATCTCCTCCTGCGACAACGGCTCGACCGCCATGACCTCGCTCCTCTCCCGGAATTCACAGGTGTACGCCCGCCCTCCGGGACGCCCAAGTACCTCAGAGGACTGGCATTCCGATCGGATGACATGATCTCATGCGGGGAGCGGTGGAGGCGGATTCAGGGAAACGCCACACCGCACGCACACTTCGGCACGTGGGGAGGCGTGGCGTGAGCGAACGGCGGGCCGCGCCCACCGTGGGCCAGGTCGTGCTCGGCCGACGCCTGCAGGAACTGCGCGAGGCGGCCGGACTGCGCCGGGAGGTGGCCGCACAGGTACTGCGGGTCGCCCCGGCCACCGTGCGGCGCATGGAAATGGCCGAGGTGACGCTGAAGATCCCGTACGTCCAGGTGCTGCTCACCACGTACGGCGTCCCCGAGCACGAGGTCGCCGCGTTCGTCGCGCTGGTCGAGGCCGCCAACGAACCCGGCTGGTGGCAGCGGTACCACGACGTGCTGCCCGACTGGTTCAGCATGCACGTCAGCCTGGAGGGCGCGGCACGCGTCATCCGCTCCTACGAGCCGCACTTCGCGCCCGGGCTGCTCCAGACGGAAGGCTACGCGCGGGCCGTGATGGAGGCCGGCACGATCGGGCAGACCAGCCCCCAGGACGTCGAACGGCATGTGTCGCTGCGGATGCACCGGCAGAAGCTGCTGGCCCGCGAGGACGCCCCCCACCTGTGGGTCATCATGGACGAGACGGCACTGCTGCGGCCGGTCAGCATGCGGCCCGAGGTGATGCGGGACCAGCTGGACCGGCTCCTCGAAGCCTGCGAGAACGACCGGATCACGCTCCAGGTCGCCGAGTTCGCGTCCGGCCCGCACCCCGGCACGTACACGTCCTTCACCCTGTTCCGCTTCGCCCAGCCGGAACTGCCCGACATGGTCTACAGCGAGTACCTCACGGGCGCGCTCTACCTGGACAACCGCCAGGAGGTTGCCACCCACCTCGAGGTCCTGGACCACATGTCCGCCCACGCCGCCTCGGCCGCCCGCACGAGGGACGTCCTCAAGGCCTACCGCGAGCGCTACTGAGGCGGCCGGGCCCGCCCACCCCGGCAACCTCCCCCCACCCGGCGGCGACTGACCCACGGAACCCAGCCCCCGCCTCCGGAGGTCCCCCGTGGGAAACGGTCACCCCAGACGAACCCTCTCCTTCGCCCTGGCGGCCACCACCGCCCTCCTCGCCACCGCCCTCACCACCCTCGCCCCCGGCCCCGCCGCGGCCGCCACCACCGCACGCCAGGTCGAGAAGCTCGACCGCGGCCTCGTCAGCGTGCACACCGACAGCGGCAACCTGATCAGCTGGCGCTGGCTCGCCACCGACCCCGACGACGTGTCGTTCAACGTCTACCGGGCCGGCACCAAGGTGAACTCCAGCCCCGTCACCGGCTCCACCGACTACTTCCACTCCGGCGCCCCCGACTCCGCCGACTACACCGTCCGCGCCGTCGTCAACGGCACCGAACAGGGCGACTCCGCGCACGCCATCCAGTTCCGCGGCGGCTACAAGGACGTGCCCATCAGCGCCCCGGCGGGCGGCACCACCCCCGACGGCGTCTCCTACACCTACGAGGCCAACGACGCCTCCGTCGGCGACCTCGACGGCGACGGACAGCTGGAGTTCGTCCTCAAGTGGCAGCCCACCAACGCCAAGGACAACTCCCAGTCCGGCTACACCGGCAACACCGTTGTCGACGGCATCAAGCTCGACGGCACCCGCCTCTGGCGCATCGACCTCGGCAGGAACATCCGCTCCGGCGCGCACTACACCCAGTTCCAGGTGTACGACTACGACGGCGACGGCAAGGCCGAGATCGCCATGAAGACCGCCGACGGCACCAAGGACGGCACCGGCACCGTCCTCGGCAGCTCCTCCGCCGACCACCGCAACTCCAGCGGCTACGTCCTCTCCGGGCCCGAGTACCTGACCATGTTCAACGGGCAGACCGGCAAGGCCATGCAGTCCGTCGACTACGTCCCGGCCCGCGGCACCGTCTCCTCCTGGGGCGACTCCTACGGCAACCGCGTCGACCGCTTCCTCGCCGGCACCGCCTACCTCGACGGGCAGCGCCCGTCCCTGATCATGGCCCGCGGCTACTACACCCGTACCGTCGTCGCCGCCTGGGACTGGCGCAACGGCGCCTTCACCCGCCGCTGGACCTTCGACACCAACTCCTCCACCAACAGCGGCAAGGGCTACGACGGCCAGGGCAACCACCAGCTCTCCGTCGCGGACGTCGACGGCGACGGCAAGGACGAGATCGTGTACGGCGCGATGGCCGTCGACGACAACGGCTACGCGCTGTGGACCACGAAGAACGGTCACGGCGACGCCATGCACGTCGGCGACCTCGACCCCTCCCGCTCCGGCCTGGAGGAGTTCAAGGTGGACGAGGACTCGTCAAAACCGTCGTCGTACATGGCGGACGCGAGGACCGGGCAGGTCATCTGGTCCACCCCCGCGGGCGGCGACAACGGCCGGGGCGTCTGCGGGGACATCTGGTCCGGCAGCGCGGGCGCCGAGTCCTGGTCGTCGTCGGAGAGCGGCATCCGCGACCCCAAGGGCACGGTCGTGGCGAGCCGCAAGCCGTCCAGCACCAACTTCCTGTCCTGGTGGGACGGCGACACCACACGCGAACTGCTGGACGCCACGCACATCGACAAGTACGGCACCTCGTCCGACACCCGGCTGCTGACCGCGTCCGGGGTCCACTCCAACAACGGCACCAAGGCGACGCCGTCGCTGGCCGGGGACATCCTCGGCGACTGGCGCGAGGAGGTCGTCTGGCCGAGCACCAACAACACCGTCCTGCGGATCTACTCCACGCCGTACGAGACGAGCACCCGGATCACCACCCTGCTCCACGACACCCAGTACCGCACGGCGCTGGCCTGGCAGAACACCGCGTACAACCAGCCGCCGCACCCGAGCTTCTTCCTCGGCTCGGGCATGTCGACGGCCCCGCGCCCCTCGGTCTACACCCCCTGACGTCCCCCCCGCAGCACGTTCGGAGGCCGTCCGCACACCGCGGGCGGCCTCCCGCGTTCCCCTCGTGGCCCTCCCGCACCAATGACCCTCTATGAATCGTAAGGGTGATGTACGTCTCGTTTCCGCAACCATGTCCTCCTTACACGAGTCATCCACGTGCACCACAGCCTCACCATGGGGGGACCATGAACCCGCAAAACCCGCAAAACCCGCAGTTCCCGCAGGACCCGCAGCACGCGCAGGACCCGCAGCAGGCGCCGTACCCGCCGCACCCGCAGCCGCCGGTGTACCAGCAGAACCCGCAGCAGCAGGCGCCCTACCCGCCGCAGTACCCGCAGCAGCCCGGCTGGGGCACCCCGCCGCCGATGCCGCAGCCGCCCCGCCGGAACACCGGCAGGATCGTCGGCTTCAGCTGTCTCGGCGTGCTGGCCCTCTTCGTGGTCCTCGGCATCGTCGTCGCCGCGGTGGGCGGCGGGGACGACGACAAGAAGAGCACCGTCTCCAGCGGCCAGGCCAAGGACGACTCCGCGAAGGACGACGCGGCCAAGAGCGGCGACGACGCCAAGAGCGACAAGGGCGACAAGAGCGGCAGCGGCGCCAAGGACGACGACAAGAGCGACGACAAGTCGACCGGCAGCCAGGCCGACCAGTTCAAGGCCTGTGTCGCCAAGAAGGGCACCGCCGGCGAGAAGGACGCCGTCGAGCACGTCACCAAGGTGACCGGCACCGACAAGCGGAACGACATCCTCGACTCGGCCGAGGTCTTCACCGACTTCACCGGCGGCTTCATGAGCGCCAACGCGGGCGACGCCAAGCTGATCACCTCGGCGTTCACCAGCTGCTACGAGTCCGACAACGGGCTCGTCACGGTGTACGGCAAGGACGGCGACATGATCACCAACGGCAACTACTGAGCACACGAGCGGGCGCGTACCGGAATCCCGGCACGCGCCCGCCGTGCCCCTGCCGTCAGCCGGACGGGTCCGCCGTCCGGCCCCGGGCACGCGTGCCGGACGGGTCGCCGTAGATGATTCCCCGGCCGTTGGTCGAGACGTACACGCGCCCGTACACCCGCGGGTCACCGGTGATCGCCGCGCCCGTCCAGCC
The DNA window shown above is from Streptomyces sp. NBC_00670 and carries:
- a CDS encoding helix-turn-helix domain-containing protein, whose amino-acid sequence is MSERRAAPTVGQVVLGRRLQELREAAGLRREVAAQVLRVAPATVRRMEMAEVTLKIPYVQVLLTTYGVPEHEVAAFVALVEAANEPGWWQRYHDVLPDWFSMHVSLEGAARVIRSYEPHFAPGLLQTEGYARAVMEAGTIGQTSPQDVERHVSLRMHRQKLLAREDAPHLWVIMDETALLRPVSMRPEVMRDQLDRLLEACENDRITLQVAEFASGPHPGTYTSFTLFRFAQPELPDMVYSEYLTGALYLDNRQEVATHLEVLDHMSAHAASAARTRDVLKAYRERY
- a CDS encoding rhamnogalacturonan lyase → MGNGHPRRTLSFALAATTALLATALTTLAPGPAAAATTARQVEKLDRGLVSVHTDSGNLISWRWLATDPDDVSFNVYRAGTKVNSSPVTGSTDYFHSGAPDSADYTVRAVVNGTEQGDSAHAIQFRGGYKDVPISAPAGGTTPDGVSYTYEANDASVGDLDGDGQLEFVLKWQPTNAKDNSQSGYTGNTVVDGIKLDGTRLWRIDLGRNIRSGAHYTQFQVYDYDGDGKAEIAMKTADGTKDGTGTVLGSSSADHRNSSGYVLSGPEYLTMFNGQTGKAMQSVDYVPARGTVSSWGDSYGNRVDRFLAGTAYLDGQRPSLIMARGYYTRTVVAAWDWRNGAFTRRWTFDTNSSTNSGKGYDGQGNHQLSVADVDGDGKDEIVYGAMAVDDNGYALWTTKNGHGDAMHVGDLDPSRSGLEEFKVDEDSSKPSSYMADARTGQVIWSTPAGGDNGRGVCGDIWSGSAGAESWSSSESGIRDPKGTVVASRKPSSTNFLSWWDGDTTRELLDATHIDKYGTSSDTRLLTASGVHSNNGTKATPSLAGDILGDWREEVVWPSTNNTVLRIYSTPYETSTRITTLLHDTQYRTALAWQNTAYNQPPHPSFFLGSGMSTAPRPSVYTP
- a CDS encoding class I SAM-dependent methyltransferase; the protein is MLDYDQEAERYDDLRGGEPRAAAAAEAVLALLPDGCRTLLDAACGTGIVTRRLAAARPGTRVVGADLSFEMTRRAAARLPGAVVRADTRRLPFPDGRFDAVVTIWLLHLAPHADEVRAMAAECARVLAPGGVWVTTVDKAAAHNVGSDIDAVMASRPRSEPRDAADDVAAYAAGAGLVPAGRGGFRGQGRSPRRALADLRRGWFVTLPPGDAAAESFAAQLAALPDQDRARPAPRFALRAFRRPDGAQ
- a CDS encoding 4a-hydroxytetrahydrobiopterin dehydratase, whose amino-acid sequence is MAVEPLSQEEIGHRLAELPGWSLTDGRLTRSYRLGSHFAATAMVVHIAQVQEELNHHSDLTLGYDTVALTVHTHSAGGAVTALDFDLARRVADLAPVHGAH